Below is a genomic region from Paenibacillus pabuli.
CAAAGGAGCATCGAAGGATGATGGAGAAAAAGGTTACCTGGCTGGAGCTGTTTTACGATCTGCTCTTCGTCGCAGCCGTATCCAAAGCAGGTCATGTCCTGCTGCATGCCGAGCACGGCGTCATTACGTTTGAATATCTAATGAAATTTGTATTGATCTTCATCCCCGTCTGGTGGGCATGGGTGGGACAGACCCTATTCATTAATCGATACGGTCAGGATGTCCTCAGCCATCGCATCTTTCTCATCCTTCAGCTTCTGTCGGTTCTCGTGATGACGGCAAGTCTTTCGACCCATTTTGATCAGTATTACCTGTCATTCTTCGTAGGGTATATCGGTTCGAGGGCGTTTACCGCGATTCAGTATCTTACGGTTCACAAGTCCAAAAGCCCACATCAACAACAGGCGGCCCGCTATCTGGGGATCTGCTTTATCATCGGTATTCTAATCTCCTCCGGTTCCCTGTTCTTCGATTCATGGGTGCGCTACGTCGTGCTGTATGCGGGGATTGCGGTAGATATCGTGCTTCCGCTGATTGGACGCAAAAATCTGGTAAAGGTACCGATTCAGACGCATCACCTGCTCGAACGCTTTGCACTCTTTACACTCATCCTGCTCGGTGAGTCGGTAGTTAGTATTATTGCTGTACTGCAGGCCGATCACTGGGATCTGAGATCCATCCTGTTTGCCGCCTTTACTTCCATATTCGTCATTGCGATGTGGTGGCAGTATTTCGATAACGTGGAGAAAAAGGTCAGCAAGGAAATTCAGACGGCCGGGCAAGCGATCATCTATGGCCATCTGTTCATCTACATTTCAATGAGCATGATCGCTGCTTCAATTCAGCTGCTGTACCTGAATGAGCTTAATTATGTATTCATGCTGGGATTTGGCTTCGGATCTGTACTGCTCTACTTCTTGTCGACCTCGCTCGTATTTCATCGTTACCGACATGCACACTCAAGACTTCGTCCGTTTCATCTGGTAACGATGGTTGGCGTGCTGGCTGCATTTGTCATTGTGGATCTGATCTATCAGGTTCCGAACTACGTTATCGTGGGTGAAGATATGTTATTCTTTCTTCTATATGCGAAGCTGACGACTTAAATAGCGGATTGAAATTATATCGAAAGTCACGAACGGATTGCGTTCGTGGCTTTTTTTAATTAACGATTTTTCTAAAATGCATGTCGACAATGTGAAAAAGCGGTTTCGTGAGTTATTTTCTTCTATAGAATCTGTTAATATGGGACTATGTACAAGTGAATCTACCAAATCATTGAATAGGATAACGATTCGTGAATTATGGGGATGACAATCAGGAGGGAAATCATTGAGTACACATCAAATCGGAGTTCCATTGGAAGGGTTTGCAGAATTTAGCCGCACAGTTGCCGCAGAAGGCGCGGTGCTTTTGAAAAACGAGGGTCAGGTTCTTCCGCTTCGTGACAACGAAAACGTTTCAGTTTTTGGCCGGATTCAAGTCAACTACTATCGTAGTGGCACAGGTTCAGGCGGAAGCGTGCATGTAGCGTATACTACGAATCTGCTGGATGGGCTTCGTAGCAAAAAGAATATCACCGTTAATGAAGAGCTGGCCGCTGTTTATGAAAAGTGGATTGAGGAAAATCCATTTGATGATGGCGGAAAAGTGTGGGCCGCTGAACCTTGGAACCAGAAGGAAATGCCTTTGGCAGATGAGTTGGTTGCACAAGCGAGAAGCAAGTCCAGCAAAGCGATTGTCGTGATTGGGCGTACAGCAGGGGAAGATCAGGACAATGCCGATGCACCAGGCAGCTACCAGCTGACCGAAGATGAGAAAGCCATGCTGAAGCAGGTTACGACGCATTTTGAACACACCGTTGTGGTGCTGAATGTCTCGAATATTATCGATATGAGCTGGTTGAACGAAACGTATGTGCATCCGATTCAGGGCGTCATTTACTCCTGGCATGGTGGCATGGAAGGTGGTAACGCGATTGCCGATGTACTCGCAGGTGACGTTACACCGAGCGGTAAGCTGACGGATACGATTGCCTATTCGATTGAAGATTATCCTTCGACAAGCAACTACGGCAATGAGTTCAAGAACCTGTATCAGGAAGATATCTATGTGGGTTATCGTTATTTCGAAACGTTTCGACCTGAAAAGGTGCAATTTGAATTCGGTTACGGACTGTCTTATACGACGTTTGCCATTCAACCGCAAGATGCTCGCACGATTTCCACAGAAGGCCAAACCTTCATTGAAGTCCGTGTAAACGTGACCAACTCGGGCACGACATATGCGGGTAAAGAGGTTGTACAGGTGTACTACGAAGCCCCGCAAGGCAAGCTCGGACAACCTGTGAAAGCACTGGCTGCCTTCGGCAAAACGGGACTGCTTCAGCCGGGAGAATCGGAGCTGCTGATCGTAAGCTTCCCGGTACATGCCATGGCATCCTACGATGATGCAGGTGTCACGGGTCATGCTTCCGCTTACGTTCTCGAAGAGGGCACGTATCGATTGCATGTGGGTACCAGTGTGAAACAGGCAGAGCACATCGCAATTGACGGTCACGAAGGGTACATCGTAGAAACGATTCAATTGGTGGAGCAGCTGCAAGAAGCAATGGCTCCAACCGAAGACTTCACGCGGATGAAACCAGGTGTGCGCAAGGCGGATGGGTCGTACGAGCTCATTTATGTAGACGTGCCGAAGCGCCAGGTTTCCATGGCAGACCGGATTGAGCGGAACCTGCCGCAAACGCTGGAGCAAACGGGGAACCAGGGTTACAAATTGAGTGATGTCAAAAACGGAAAAGTAACTCTGGAAGCCTTCATCGCCCAATTGAGCGATCAGGATCTGGCTGCGATCGTGCGAGGCGAAGGGATGAGCAGTCCGCTCGTTACCTCCGGTACAGCATCCGCATTCGGTGGTGTCAGCGATAGCCTGTTTAACTACGGCATTCCTGTAGCCTGCACAGCGGACGGCCCGTCCGGTATTCGTATGGATAGCGGGGAGAAAGCCACGCAAGTTTCGATTGGTACGCTGCTGGCAGCAACATGGAATACGGATCTGGTTGAAGAGCTGTACGTCATGGAAGGTCAGGAGCTGCTGAGAAATCAGGTGGATACCCTGCTCGGACCTGGACTCAATATTCGCCGCAGTCCGCTCAACGGTCGTAACTTCGAGTACTTCTCCGAAGACCCGCTGATCTCGGGTGTGTTTGCTGCAGCATGCACCAAAGGCATTATGAAGGGCGGATCCAACGCGACCCTGAAGCACTTTGCCTGCAACAATCAGGAGAAACACCGCAGCAAGGTTGATGCCGTAGTCTCGGAGCGTGCACTGCGTGAGATTTACCTGAAAGGGTTCGAAATTGCCGTGAAACAAGGCGGCGCCAATTCCATCATGACCTCCTACAACCCGATCAACGGACACTGGGCTGCGTCCAACTACGATCTGAACACGACCATTCTTCGCGGAGAGTGGAATTTCGACGGGATCGTTATGACAGACTGGTGGGCCATTATGAACGATGTGGTCGAAGGTGGAGAAGCTGACCGTAAATACACAAACTGGATGATCCGTGCCCAGAACGATCTGTACATGGTTGTCCCAAACTATGGTGCAGAGATTAACGGCTGGGATGATAACACGATTGAATCCTTGGCAAATGGAACCCTGACACGCGGAGAGCTGCAGCGCTCGGCGATCAATATATGCAAGTTCATCATGAATGCACCGGTTTCCTCGAGAAAACATGAAATTGTGGAGAACGTGGCTTCATTCCAGGCCAATGCGTCCCTTGCTGCAGAAGAGGCTCAAGTTCTGGGCGAGAATGCACAGGTGAAGCCTGCTGTAAACGAGCCAGTCTACATGAAAGTGGACGAGGCAGGCCAATATCGGATTATCGTACAGATCATGTCCCCTGAGCCGGAACTGGCCCAAAGCGCATGTAATGTACTTTTGAACGATCAGTTGATGACAACCATTCAGACCAATGGTACAGAGGGCAAATGGATCAGACAGAAGCTTGTAAAAGTCGAGCTTGAAGTAGGACTGTATGAGTTGAAGCTGGACTTCACCAAACCGGGTCTACAGATTGACTGGATTGAATTCAAACAGGTCTAGGACAGGCATCCAGACATTTGGTGATGGGCATGTTGTCACTGGACAGGCTGACTGTTATGATGTTGTTAGGAGATCCTGGAATTCTGAACAATCTGGTCAGGAGTGTTGCGAAGGATGAGAAGGTATAATTTTTGGAGTCCAATCCTGCTGATTGCAGTGGCGCTGATCGTAAGAAGCCTGGTAACCAACCTGGGCATTCTGTTTGGCATGTCACAGGAAGCAGCGAGTAGTATCGCCATGATTGCCATGGTGATTGCCGCACTTATTATGTTTAATCGAATGACGAAGGCTCGTCGCAAAAAATAAAAGAAGCCTGGATGACCGACAAAGAAATCCAAGGCAAGAGGACACCCTGCGGGGTGTCTTTTTTTGTATTGACGTTCTGAACCTAACGTTTTAGACTAAACCTAAATCATAATAACGATGTATCGATAACAAAAATAACAAATTGTGATCATCCAAAGGAGATTCCATTCGATGGATAGTCCGCGTACTCCACTGGTTGTTCCCTTTTCAGTCGATAATGGCCGGACTTGGGGTGATGAATTCGTACTGGAACCTGACCGTTAACCCATAGTGATAAGTAAGGACCGCAATTGCGCGAGTGATGCGCTTTGTCGGTCCTTATGTCATATGGCGTGGACGGAACTGGTTCGGTGAGAGTCCGGTACCCCGTCTAAATTGCCTGGAGAAGTGGCTGACAGAGTGATAACCGAGTTCATCCGCGATATCCTCAATGGTCTTATTGGTACTGACGAGCAGCTGCTTTGCATGGTTAAGCTTCTTCTCCGTGACATATTGCCGTGGGGAGATACCATATATTTCTTTAAATATTTTGGTGCACTGGCTGCGGCTCAGGTTCAGTTCTTCGGCCATCTGCGTGATGGAACCTTCACTTGAGATCATGGTCTGCAGCTGCTCTTCGATGCGGTGTGCCGTGTCGGCCTTATGCATGGTAGCCTCCGGTATGGCGTCAGGGATATGTTCAGCTTCTCCGGATTGCAGCAGGATGATCTCCTGAATAATCAGGAGGATGTAGGCTTGCAGTGCCATTTTCTGAACCGAGGTCAGGGTGATTCTGGTTTCAGAGCCATTCTGGGCTGACAGTGAAGCCGAGGAAAGACTGTGCTGCATCTCCCGTTCAATCCTGGCTACATAAGCAGGCAGTTCGGTGGTAGCTGCCTTGCTGTGGGGAATGAGGCGATATTCACGCTGGCTCAGCGTTCTTCGCATCTCGGAATCATCAATGTCGAAGTGAATATTGAAAAAGGCAAAACATGAATGTTGGATTAGTTCTATTTCGCCCGTGGACTCATGGGTATAGGCATTCTCCATCTGGTGTCTGGCGCCTGCCCGGATGAATAACCAGTCTCCTGAACCGACCAGAATTTCATCTGTGCCGATCTGCAGTCTGCCTTCTCCGGATTGGCAGTACAGGACTTCATATAAATGATGATGGTGCTTCGGATAGACCCAGCCGGGTGATTTCCTGCCAAAATGACATCCCGTAACCTGGAGTGTGCTCGTCATATTGGGAAAGATCACATCCGTATCCATGGAATCACCGCCTCGAACTTGTTGTCACAGATTATACCACTCGGCAAGTAGGCACAAAAGGTCAAAAAACCGGACGCTTTGTGAATGGTGAGAAGCCTCGAGGACTTATATATTGGAAGAAACGAAGGGGGTCATCAATATGAAGAGACAGCCCATACTGGAAGTGATTGCAATGGATGCAGCAGATGCCCGGGCAGCGGAGCAGGGTGGAGCAGATCGGATTGAACTGGTCTCTGCCATGTCTGAAGGAGGTCTTACCCCCAGCGTTGGCATCATCGAGCAAGTGGTGTCCCGAGTTTCCATTCCGGTATATGTCATGATTCGTCCGCATAGCCGCTCGTTCTGCTATAGCGCCGAGGACATCCGTGTTATGACCCAGAAGGTGCGTATAGCTAAAGAACTTGGTGCCTCCGGCATCGTGATTGGTGCCCTGTCGGAAGGCGGAGAAGTTGATCGGGTAACCATGGAATCCTGTCTAGCCGAGGCTCAGGGACTGGGCGTTACATTTCATCGGGCCATGGATGTGAGCGCAAGTCTGACAGGGACGCTCAAGTCCATCAGCAAGCTGGGCCAGGTAGAGCGTGTACTGACATCCGGAGGAAAACGGACAGCGCCTGAAGCCATGACTGAATTGAAACAGCTTCATGAACTGGGGCAAGCATTGGGTGTCACGGTCATGGCAGGCTCAGGGGTAACCTTGGACAGGATTAGGGATTTGGTAAGGCAAACGGGTATCACGGAAATACATATGGGTTCAGGTGTCCGATATGGAGGCAGTTTTCAAGAGCCCATTCATCCGCAATGGGTCGCAGAAGCCAAACAGCATCTGTTGGGTGCATTCCAATCCACGAATGACGGGAGTGATACGCTATGAGTCATGGACTGCAAGCAGCCGATTGGATCAAGACTGCAGCACAAGTCAGCCCATCCGATCGTCAGCTGAAATGGCAGGAGATGGAGTTCTACGCCTTTATTCATTTTACGGTAAATACATTCACGGATCGCGAGTGGGGGACCGGCGAAGAAAACCCGGCAATCTTCAATCCTGCGGCACTGAATGCAAAGCAATGGGTAGAGACGTGTAAGGCAGCAGGCATGAAGGGATTGATTTTGACGTGCAAGCATCACGACGGGTTTTGTTTGTGGCCCAGTCAGTTTACGGAGCATACAGTCGCAGCAAGTCCATGGAGAAGCGGCACAGGTGACCTGGTAAAAGAAGTGGCCGAAGCCTGCCGCGAGGGCGGTCTGAAGTTCGGGGTGTATCTGTCCCCTTGGGATCGCCATGAGGCATCATACGGTGATTCAGAGAAGTATAACGAATTTTTCCTCCATCAGTTGCGCGAGCTGCTCACGAATTATGGCGACATCTTCTGTGTATGGTTTGACGGCGCATGCGGCGAAGGTCCGAATGGCAAAAGTCAGATCTACGACTGGGACGCATACTATGCGCTTATTCGGGAACTCCAGCCGGAAGCTGTGATATCGGTATGTGGACCGGATGTCCGCTGGTGCGGCAACGAGGCTGGTCATACACGGGATTCGGAATGGAGTGTAGTACCGGCGCATATGCAGGATAATGAGAAGATTCAGGAGCAATCCCAGCAGGTGGATGATGGGGAGTTTGCCAGAAGGATCAATACACAGGACAGTGATTTGGGAAGCAGAGAGGTCATCCGTGACTTAGGTGACGAGCTGATCTGGTACCCTGCCGAGGTGAATACATCCATTCGTCCAGGGTGGTTCTATCATGCAAGTGAGGATCATCAAGTCAAAACACTGGAGGAGCTGCTTGCCGTCTACTACGGCGCAGTAGGAGGAAACGCCAGTTTTCTACTCAACCTGCCGCCGGATCCGCGTGGCCTTATTCACGAACAGGATGTGGAACGGCTGCAGGAATTGGGAGATGTCCTGCGTACTACTTTTCAGGAAAACCTGGCATTGCATGCACAGGCTGAAGCATCTGAGACGATGGATGAACAACATGCAGTCTCGGAAGTGCTGAATGAACAACGGGATACATATTGGTGTCCGCGCGAAGGAACGGAGCAGGCGTGGATGGAGCTGGATTTGCTGACGGAAAAAGCATTTGACCGAGTAGTGCTAATGGAACATATCCAGACAGGTCAGCGGATTGAGCGTTTTACACTGGAGGTGTGCAGGCAAGACGGCACCTGGAATGTGATATATACCGGAACGGTTGTAGGGTACAAGCGAATCTGTCGCTTTCCGCAGGTTACATCGAGAAAGATTCGATTAACCATCCATCAGTCACGGTGGTACCCTACGTTGTCCAGGCTGGGCGTATATCTGAGCGAGCGGGGAGATGTGTAGTATGGCGGTTTTGACGTATCAGGGTTCACAATTCATGTATGATAACAAACCGATTCAAATTTTATCAGGAGCCATCCATTATTTCAGGGTAGTCCCCGAATATTGGGAGGATCGACTGTTGAAGCTGAAAGCTTGCGGTTTTAATACTGTGGAGACATACGTGCCATGGAATTTCCATGAGCCGCAGCCGGGGCAATATCGTTTTGAAGGCATGGCGGATCTGGAACGTTTTATTCAAATTGCAGGAGATGTGGGACTGTATGTGATTGTTCGTCCGAGTCCTTATATATGTGCCGAATGGGAATTCGGAGGATTGCCTTCCTGGCTTCTGGCAGATGATGCCATCCGCCTTCGATGTGATGATGAGCTGTTTCTGGCGAATGTGGATCGTTATTATGATGTTCTTCTGCCCAAATTGCAACCGCTTCTTAGCACCCAAGGCGGACCGATCATCGCAATGCAGATTGAAAACGAATATGGCAGCTTCGGAAATGATGCGAGCTATTTGAAATACTTGCGTGATGGCATGGTGCGGCGTGGTATCGATG
It encodes:
- a CDS encoding glycoside hydrolase family 3 C-terminal domain-containing protein yields the protein MSTHQIGVPLEGFAEFSRTVAAEGAVLLKNEGQVLPLRDNENVSVFGRIQVNYYRSGTGSGGSVHVAYTTNLLDGLRSKKNITVNEELAAVYEKWIEENPFDDGGKVWAAEPWNQKEMPLADELVAQARSKSSKAIVVIGRTAGEDQDNADAPGSYQLTEDEKAMLKQVTTHFEHTVVVLNVSNIIDMSWLNETYVHPIQGVIYSWHGGMEGGNAIADVLAGDVTPSGKLTDTIAYSIEDYPSTSNYGNEFKNLYQEDIYVGYRYFETFRPEKVQFEFGYGLSYTTFAIQPQDARTISTEGQTFIEVRVNVTNSGTTYAGKEVVQVYYEAPQGKLGQPVKALAAFGKTGLLQPGESELLIVSFPVHAMASYDDAGVTGHASAYVLEEGTYRLHVGTSVKQAEHIAIDGHEGYIVETIQLVEQLQEAMAPTEDFTRMKPGVRKADGSYELIYVDVPKRQVSMADRIERNLPQTLEQTGNQGYKLSDVKNGKVTLEAFIAQLSDQDLAAIVRGEGMSSPLVTSGTASAFGGVSDSLFNYGIPVACTADGPSGIRMDSGEKATQVSIGTLLAATWNTDLVEELYVMEGQELLRNQVDTLLGPGLNIRRSPLNGRNFEYFSEDPLISGVFAAACTKGIMKGGSNATLKHFACNNQEKHRSKVDAVVSERALREIYLKGFEIAVKQGGANSIMTSYNPINGHWAASNYDLNTTILRGEWNFDGIVMTDWWAIMNDVVEGGEADRKYTNWMIRAQNDLYMVVPNYGAEINGWDDNTIESLANGTLTRGELQRSAINICKFIMNAPVSSRKHEIVENVASFQANASLAAEEAQVLGENAQVKPAVNEPVYMKVDEAGQYRIIVQIMSPEPELAQSACNVLLNDQLMTTIQTNGTEGKWIRQKLVKVELEVGLYELKLDFTKPGLQIDWIEFKQV
- a CDS encoding alpha-L-fucosidase, producing MSHGLQAADWIKTAAQVSPSDRQLKWQEMEFYAFIHFTVNTFTDREWGTGEENPAIFNPAALNAKQWVETCKAAGMKGLILTCKHHDGFCLWPSQFTEHTVAASPWRSGTGDLVKEVAEACREGGLKFGVYLSPWDRHEASYGDSEKYNEFFLHQLRELLTNYGDIFCVWFDGACGEGPNGKSQIYDWDAYYALIRELQPEAVISVCGPDVRWCGNEAGHTRDSEWSVVPAHMQDNEKIQEQSQQVDDGEFARRINTQDSDLGSREVIRDLGDELIWYPAEVNTSIRPGWFYHASEDHQVKTLEELLAVYYGAVGGNASFLLNLPPDPRGLIHEQDVERLQELGDVLRTTFQENLALHAQAEASETMDEQHAVSEVLNEQRDTYWCPREGTEQAWMELDLLTEKAFDRVVLMEHIQTGQRIERFTLEVCRQDGTWNVIYTGTVVGYKRICRFPQVTSRKIRLTIHQSRWYPTLSRLGVYLSERGDV
- a CDS encoding low temperature requirement protein A; this encodes MMEKKVTWLELFYDLLFVAAVSKAGHVLLHAEHGVITFEYLMKFVLIFIPVWWAWVGQTLFINRYGQDVLSHRIFLILQLLSVLVMTASLSTHFDQYYLSFFVGYIGSRAFTAIQYLTVHKSKSPHQQQAARYLGICFIIGILISSGSLFFDSWVRYVVLYAGIAVDIVLPLIGRKNLVKVPIQTHHLLERFALFTLILLGESVVSIIAVLQADHWDLRSILFAAFTSIFVIAMWWQYFDNVEKKVSKEIQTAGQAIIYGHLFIYISMSMIAASIQLLYLNELNYVFMLGFGFGSVLLYFLSTSLVFHRYRHAHSRLRPFHLVTMVGVLAAFVIVDLIYQVPNYVIVGEDMLFFLLYAKLTT
- a CDS encoding copper homeostasis protein CutC produces the protein MKRQPILEVIAMDAADARAAEQGGADRIELVSAMSEGGLTPSVGIIEQVVSRVSIPVYVMIRPHSRSFCYSAEDIRVMTQKVRIAKELGASGIVIGALSEGGEVDRVTMESCLAEAQGLGVTFHRAMDVSASLTGTLKSISKLGQVERVLTSGGKRTAPEAMTELKQLHELGQALGVTVMAGSGVTLDRIRDLVRQTGITEIHMGSGVRYGGSFQEPIHPQWVAEAKQHLLGAFQSTNDGSDTL
- a CDS encoding helix-turn-helix domain-containing protein; this encodes MDTDVIFPNMTSTLQVTGCHFGRKSPGWVYPKHHHHLYEVLYCQSGEGRLQIGTDEILVGSGDWLFIRAGARHQMENAYTHESTGEIELIQHSCFAFFNIHFDIDDSEMRRTLSQREYRLIPHSKAATTELPAYVARIEREMQHSLSSASLSAQNGSETRITLTSVQKMALQAYILLIIQEIILLQSGEAEHIPDAIPEATMHKADTAHRIEEQLQTMISSEGSITQMAEELNLSRSQCTKIFKEIYGISPRQYVTEKKLNHAKQLLVSTNKTIEDIADELGYHSVSHFSRQFRRGTGLSPNQFRPRHMT